A stretch of Blautia liquoris DNA encodes these proteins:
- the fabD gene encoding ACP S-malonyltransferase, producing the protein MSKLAFLFPGQGAQKTGMGKDFYDNYQSARQVFDDASQWLNLDMKELIFEKNEKLDATQYTQAALVVTCLAMEKVLADQGVCPDVTAGLSLGEYCAIQVAGGISLKNAVTTVRKRGILMEEAYPSGKGSMAAVIGLSADEVKDILKDENNVSIANYNCPGQIVITGIKTEVEKASVRLKEAGARRVLPLNVSGPFHSPMMEEAGIKLKKVLDEVEVDRLEIPYVTNVTAKYVTDECQIKDLLSRQISSSVLWQQSIENMISKGVDTFVEIGPGKTLTGFMRKINRDVKMYHIQNIEEMEQTVTSLK; encoded by the coding sequence ATGAGTAAGTTGGCATTTCTATTTCCAGGACAGGGGGCACAAAAAACTGGAATGGGAAAAGACTTCTATGACAATTATCAGTCGGCCAGACAGGTATTTGACGATGCGAGTCAGTGGCTCAATCTGGATATGAAGGAACTCATATTTGAGAAAAATGAAAAATTGGATGCCACACAGTATACACAGGCGGCCCTCGTTGTCACCTGTCTTGCGATGGAAAAGGTTCTTGCTGATCAAGGGGTCTGTCCGGATGTGACGGCAGGTTTAAGTCTTGGTGAATACTGTGCAATTCAAGTTGCCGGAGGTATCAGTCTGAAAAATGCCGTCACGACAGTCCGAAAAAGAGGAATACTGATGGAAGAAGCGTATCCTTCTGGTAAGGGTTCTATGGCAGCGGTTATTGGACTGTCAGCAGATGAGGTGAAGGATATCCTTAAGGATGAAAATAATGTGAGTATTGCAAATTATAACTGTCCGGGACAGATTGTGATCACCGGTATAAAAACAGAGGTTGAAAAAGCTTCTGTGAGGCTAAAAGAAGCTGGAGCGAGAAGAGTTCTGCCACTGAATGTGAGCGGCCCCTTCCACAGTCCGATGATGGAAGAGGCAGGGATAAAACTAAAAAAAGTGTTGGATGAGGTCGAAGTGGATAGACTTGAGATTCCCTATGTTACGAATGTCACAGCAAAGTATGTGACGGACGAATGTCAGATTAAAGATCTATTATCACGACAGATTTCATCTTCTGTGCTTTGGCAGCAAAGTATTGAGAATATGATTTCAAAAGGCGTGGATACCTTTGTAGAGATAGGACCAGGTAAAACATTAACTGGCTTTATGAGAAAAATCAACCGTGATGTGAAGATGTATCATATTCAAAATATCGAAGAAATGGAACAGACTGTTACATCACTGAAATAA
- the fabG gene encoding 3-oxoacyl-[acyl-carrier-protein] reductase — translation MSDEKVAVVTGASRGIGRAIALELARTGAMVVVNYNGSKDKACEVKAEIEAEGGKALIMPCNVADAKECETFFKQLIQELGRIDILVNNAGITKDGLLMRMSEEDFNKVLDVNLKGTFHCIRQVSRQMIKQKSGRIINLSSVVGIAGNAGQANYSASKAGIIGLTKTAAKELASRNITVNAIAPGFIDTDMTGVLTEGIKEKIISQIPLGQLGKPEDVAKAAAFLASSDAGYITGQVLCVDGGMI, via the coding sequence ATGTCTGATGAGAAAGTAGCCGTAGTGACCGGAGCATCACGTGGAATTGGAAGAGCCATAGCCCTGGAACTTGCAAGAACCGGTGCAATGGTTGTTGTAAATTATAATGGCTCCAAAGATAAAGCATGTGAAGTAAAAGCAGAGATTGAAGCAGAGGGGGGAAAAGCCCTGATCATGCCCTGCAATGTGGCAGATGCAAAAGAATGTGAGACATTTTTTAAACAGCTGATCCAGGAACTGGGACGAATTGATATTCTGGTCAATAATGCAGGAATCACAAAAGACGGACTTCTGATGCGTATGAGTGAAGAAGATTTCAATAAAGTTCTGGACGTAAATCTGAAAGGGACTTTTCACTGTATCCGGCAGGTATCTCGTCAGATGATCAAACAAAAAAGCGGGAGAATCATCAATCTATCTTCTGTCGTCGGGATTGCGGGAAATGCCGGACAGGCGAATTACAGTGCATCAAAAGCCGGGATAATTGGACTTACAAAAACTGCAGCAAAAGAGCTGGCATCCAGAAATATTACTGTGAATGCCATTGCGCCGGGCTTTATCGATACAGATATGACAGGGGTATTGACAGAGGGCATAAAAGAAAAGATCATATCGCAGATTCCCCTTGGACAGTTGGGAAAACCAGAGGATGTGGCAAAGGCAGCGGCATTTCTCGCATCAAGCGACGCAGGCTATATCACCGGACAGGTTTTATGTGTGGACGGAGGCATGATATAA
- the fabF gene encoding beta-ketoacyl-ACP synthase II, protein MKRRVVVTGLGAITPLGNDVNSFWDGVKAGKVGIGEITKFDTSDFKAKLAAEVKNFNPREYMDFKMAKRMEPFSQYAVAAAKEALSDAGIDMKKEDPFRVGVIVGSGVGSLQAMEREEHRMTDKGPSRVDPLLVPRMITNMAAGNISIATGARGKCTNVVTACASGTHCIGDAYRAIQYGDADVMIAGGAESAICPIGIAGFSSLTALSASEDSRRASIPFDKDRNGFVMGEGAGVVILEDLKHARNRGAHILAEVVGYGATADAYHITSPIPDGSGAARAMEDAMKEAGVTSDQIEYINAHGTSTHHNDLFETMAVKSAFGEDAYHVKMNSTKSMIGHLLGAAGGVEFIVCVKTILDGFIHQTMGTIQTDEELDLDYVIGAPIRQDVSYAMSNSLGFGGHNATLLIRRYNA, encoded by the coding sequence ATGAAGAGAAGAGTAGTGGTAACAGGACTTGGGGCGATTACGCCTCTCGGAAATGACGTTAATTCTTTCTGGGATGGAGTTAAGGCAGGGAAAGTTGGAATCGGGGAGATCACGAAATTTGATACTTCCGACTTTAAAGCAAAGCTTGCGGCAGAAGTGAAAAATTTTAATCCCCGTGAGTACATGGATTTTAAGATGGCAAAAAGGATGGAACCGTTCTCCCAATATGCAGTTGCCGCGGCAAAAGAAGCCTTGAGTGATGCCGGCATTGATATGAAAAAGGAAGATCCTTTTCGGGTTGGAGTTATTGTAGGATCAGGTGTCGGAAGCCTTCAGGCTATGGAGCGGGAAGAACATCGGATGACAGACAAGGGCCCTTCCAGAGTAGATCCTCTTCTTGTGCCAAGAATGATCACGAATATGGCAGCAGGTAATATTTCGATTGCAACCGGAGCAAGGGGAAAATGTACAAATGTAGTCACTGCCTGTGCTTCCGGGACTCACTGTATCGGAGATGCATATCGTGCGATTCAATATGGAGACGCCGATGTTATGATAGCGGGCGGTGCTGAGAGTGCTATCTGCCCAATCGGAATTGCAGGTTTTAGCAGCCTGACAGCACTTTCTGCCAGCGAAGATTCCAGGAGGGCATCAATCCCGTTTGACAAAGATCGTAATGGTTTTGTGATGGGTGAGGGTGCAGGTGTGGTCATTTTGGAGGATCTAAAACATGCCAGAAATCGAGGTGCCCATATTCTCGCGGAAGTTGTCGGATATGGAGCAACGGCGGATGCCTACCATATCACTTCACCGATACCGGATGGAAGCGGGGCAGCGAGAGCGATGGAAGACGCGATGAAAGAGGCAGGTGTGACATCAGATCAGATTGAATATATCAATGCCCATGGAACCAGTACCCACCATAACGATTTATTTGAAACAATGGCCGTAAAGTCGGCATTTGGAGAGGATGCGTATCATGTAAAGATGAATTCTACCAAGTCGATGATAGGACATCTGCTTGGAGCGGCTGGTGGTGTTGAATTTATCGTATGTGTCAAGACGATCCTTGATGGATTTATTCATCAGACAATGGGGACCATACAGACGGATGAGGAGTTGGATCTGGATTACGTGATAGGAGCACCCATCAGGCAGGATGTGAGCTATGCGATGAGCAACTCACTGGGATTTGGAGGACATAACGCAACTTTATTGATCAGAAGGTACAATGCTTAA
- the accB gene encoding acetyl-CoA carboxylase biotin carboxyl carrier protein, translated as MEFEKIIKLVECVSASGLTSFQYESGGEKIILECKNQDNRMTPVGSTVVSNMPLWDLQAKGQTLQSQPVVPSREDDESGNIVKSPLVGTFYSASSEEADDFVSVGDHVKKGQILAIVEAMKLMNEIESDFEGEVAEIYVKNHEAVEYGQPLFRIV; from the coding sequence ATGGAATTTGAAAAAATTATAAAACTGGTAGAATGTGTATCTGCATCAGGCCTGACTTCTTTTCAGTATGAATCCGGCGGAGAAAAAATTATATTAGAGTGTAAAAATCAGGATAATAGAATGACACCTGTTGGAAGTACGGTTGTATCAAACATGCCACTTTGGGATTTGCAGGCAAAAGGACAGACTTTACAGTCACAGCCTGTAGTTCCATCGAGGGAGGATGACGAATCCGGAAATATAGTGAAATCTCCGCTTGTGGGGACCTTTTATTCGGCTTCCTCTGAAGAGGCAGATGATTTCGTCAGTGTCGGAGATCATGTGAAAAAGGGCCAGATTCTTGCTATTGTTGAGGCCATGAAACTGATGAATGAGATAGAAAGTGATTTCGAAGGGGAAGTTGCGGAGATTTATGTAAAGAATCATGAGGCCGTGGAATATGGTCAGCCATTGTTTCGTATTGTCTGA
- the fabZ gene encoding 3-hydroxyacyl-ACP dehydratase FabZ, translating to MNHLNVEQIKEIIPHRHPFLLIDEIEDYVPGKLAIGYKCVTYHEDFFAGHFPQEPVMPGVLIVEALAQTGAVAILSEPENKGKIAYFGGINKCRFKNKVVPGDKIRLETKIVKQKGPVGIGEATATVDKKTVVTAELTFMVG from the coding sequence ATGAATCATCTAAACGTTGAGCAGATAAAAGAGATTATACCGCATCGTCATCCATTTCTCCTGATTGATGAGATCGAGGACTATGTGCCGGGAAAATTAGCCATTGGGTATAAATGTGTGACTTATCACGAGGACTTCTTTGCGGGACATTTTCCACAGGAACCGGTGATGCCGGGAGTACTGATTGTCGAGGCACTTGCGCAGACAGGTGCTGTTGCAATTCTCTCCGAACCTGAGAATAAAGGCAAAATCGCTTACTTTGGAGGCATTAATAAGTGCAGATTCAAAAACAAGGTTGTTCCCGGAGATAAAATTCGCCTGGAGACAAAAATTGTGAAACAGAAAGGTCCGGTTGGGATCGGAGAAGCCACAGCTACGGTGGATAAAAAGACAGTGGTGACGGCGGAATTGACATTTATGGTCGGATAA
- a CDS encoding acetyl-CoA carboxylase biotin carboxylase subunit: MIRKLLIANRGEIAVRIIRACREMGIETVAVYSEADRDSLHTQLADEAVCIGPGPSAESYLNMERIMSATMISGADAVHPGFGFLSENARFAKLCEKCHVTFVGPSSKVIRNLGNKQIARNTMVAAGVPVIPGTDGPVYDVKTGIKEAKKIGYPVIIKAALGGGGKGMRTAHTPEEFERAFLTAQKEAKGAFADETMYIEHFVEHPRHIEFQILADNTGHVIHLGERDCSIQRNHQKMIEESPSVALSEDLRKKMGKAAVKAAKAAHYVNAGTIEFLLEKNEKFFFMEMNTRIQVEHPVTEWVTGVDLVKEQIRIASGLPLGISQRDVRIKGHAIECRINAENPEKNFRPSPGTITGLHLPGGKGVRVDTALYNGCQVPPYYDSMLAKLIVYGVDRKEALCTMKSALGETIIDGVDTNVDYQFEILNNPDYQEGNIDIEFLNTHVIAGVKINDV; this comes from the coding sequence ATGATTCGAAAGTTATTGATAGCCAATAGAGGAGAAATAGCGGTGCGCATTATCCGTGCCTGCAGAGAGATGGGAATCGAGACAGTCGCAGTTTATTCCGAGGCAGACCGGGATAGTCTGCATACTCAGCTTGCAGACGAAGCGGTCTGCATAGGTCCTGGTCCGTCGGCAGAGAGTTATCTGAATATGGAGCGCATTATGAGCGCGACGATGATATCAGGAGCAGATGCCGTACATCCTGGATTTGGGTTTTTATCAGAAAATGCACGGTTTGCAAAACTGTGCGAAAAATGTCATGTCACATTCGTGGGTCCCTCTTCTAAAGTAATACGTAATCTTGGAAATAAGCAGATTGCAAGAAATACGATGGTGGCTGCGGGTGTTCCGGTCATTCCTGGAACGGATGGCCCGGTGTATGACGTGAAAACCGGAATAAAGGAAGCAAAGAAGATTGGATATCCTGTGATTATCAAGGCAGCACTTGGCGGGGGTGGAAAAGGAATGCGCACCGCTCACACGCCGGAAGAATTCGAACGTGCTTTTCTCACGGCGCAAAAGGAAGCAAAAGGTGCATTTGCAGACGAGACAATGTATATTGAACATTTTGTGGAGCATCCAAGACACATTGAATTCCAGATTCTGGCCGATAACACCGGACATGTGATTCACCTGGGAGAGAGAGACTGTTCGATCCAGAGGAATCATCAGAAGATGATTGAGGAATCACCGTCTGTGGCCTTATCCGAAGATCTGAGAAAAAAGATGGGAAAAGCTGCTGTAAAGGCAGCAAAAGCAGCACACTATGTCAATGCCGGAACGATTGAATTTCTTCTCGAAAAGAATGAAAAGTTCTTCTTTATGGAAATGAATACCCGAATTCAGGTAGAACACCCTGTCACAGAATGGGTAACTGGGGTTGATCTGGTAAAAGAACAGATTCGAATTGCATCCGGACTGCCTCTTGGCATCAGCCAGAGGGATGTCAGGATTAAAGGACATGCGATCGAGTGTAGAATTAACGCTGAGAATCCTGAGAAAAACTTCAGACCATCTCCGGGAACAATTACTGGACTGCATCTGCCTGGTGGAAAAGGTGTTCGGGTCGATACGGCGCTCTACAATGGCTGCCAGGTTCCTCCATACTACGACTCCATGCTGGCGAAACTAATTGTCTATGGAGTGGACCGTAAGGAAGCACTCTGCACGATGAAAAGTGCCCTGGGTGAGACAATTATTGATGGAGTTGACACGAATGTGGATTATCAGTTTGAGATTTTGAACAATCCGGATTATCAGGAAGGAAATATTGACATAGAGTTTTTGAATACCCATGTGATTGCGGGGGTGAAGATTAATGATGTTTAA
- the accD gene encoding acetyl-CoA carboxylase, carboxyltransferase subunit beta, with the protein MMFNHVFKKTATERQDNSSDVRPEVPDGILKRCNACKSAVFVEDVRKNHNVCPHCHNYFRMNAHSRLRMIVDKDSFTEWDMGITSNNPLNFKNYPEKLESLKEKTGLDEAVMTGTAKIHGIPVALGVCDGRFMMASMGEVVGEKITRAVERATNEQLPVILVACSGGARMQEGIVSLMQMAKTAAALKRHSDAGLLYISILTDPTTGGVTASFAMLGDIILAEPGALIGFAGPRVIEQTIGQKLPKGFQRSEFLMEHGFIDQIVERGKMRETLYQILMLHQRKDTQEIFGETVESYADHDEDLSSVEMDAWEHVKLARDKSRPSGKDYISLLFSDFIELHGDRDFGDDPAVVGGIASFQGIPVTVITQEKGCGTKDTIYRKFGMVSPEGYHKSMRLMKQAEKFRRPVILFVDTPGAFCGIEAEERGEGEAIARNIYELSGLKVPVLSIVIGEGGSGGALAFAVADEVWMMEHAVYSVLSPEGFASILWKDGKRAKEAAQVMKLTSYDLKNLGIIEHIIGEKKPLTRENIPDTAKKLESYIMKFIHRYGQMNIDELVENRYQRFRQF; encoded by the coding sequence ATGATGTTTAATCATGTGTTTAAAAAAACAGCAACAGAGAGACAGGATAATTCTTCTGATGTCAGACCTGAGGTTCCGGATGGGATTCTAAAAAGATGTAATGCATGCAAGTCAGCTGTCTTTGTCGAGGATGTCAGGAAAAATCATAATGTATGTCCACACTGTCACAACTATTTTCGCATGAATGCCCACAGCAGATTGCGTATGATTGTGGATAAAGACAGCTTTACAGAGTGGGATATGGGGATAACTTCTAATAACCCGCTAAATTTTAAGAATTATCCGGAAAAACTGGAAAGCCTTAAAGAAAAGACAGGACTTGATGAGGCAGTAATGACCGGAACAGCCAAAATACATGGAATACCGGTTGCTCTCGGCGTCTGTGATGGCCGCTTTATGATGGCCAGTATGGGAGAAGTCGTAGGAGAAAAGATCACAAGGGCAGTGGAACGGGCAACGAATGAACAGCTGCCTGTTATTTTGGTTGCCTGCTCCGGCGGAGCACGTATGCAGGAGGGAATTGTATCCTTGATGCAGATGGCAAAAACGGCTGCAGCACTCAAACGTCACAGTGATGCCGGACTTTTGTATATCAGTATTTTGACAGATCCGACAACTGGTGGAGTGACGGCAAGCTTTGCTATGCTGGGTGATATTATTCTGGCTGAACCAGGTGCACTGATCGGATTTGCCGGCCCCAGGGTAATCGAGCAGACAATCGGGCAGAAGCTTCCAAAAGGGTTTCAGCGTTCAGAATTTCTTATGGAGCATGGATTTATTGATCAGATTGTGGAACGCGGCAAGATGCGCGAGACACTATATCAGATACTGATGCTGCATCAGAGGAAAGATACTCAAGAAATCTTTGGTGAGACAGTTGAATCGTATGCGGATCATGATGAGGATTTATCGAGTGTGGAAATGGATGCGTGGGAACATGTAAAACTTGCCAGGGATAAATCACGTCCTTCCGGAAAAGATTATATCAGCCTTTTATTCTCTGACTTTATAGAACTTCACGGAGATCGGGATTTTGGAGATGATCCTGCGGTCGTCGGCGGAATTGCATCTTTTCAGGGAATACCGGTAACGGTCATTACACAGGAGAAAGGATGCGGGACGAAAGACACCATTTACCGGAAATTTGGCATGGTGTCCCCGGAAGGATATCACAAATCTATGCGGCTTATGAAACAGGCAGAGAAGTTTAGAAGGCCTGTGATTCTGTTTGTCGATACACCTGGAGCGTTCTGCGGGATTGAGGCGGAGGAAAGAGGAGAAGGCGAGGCTATCGCCCGTAACATCTATGAATTATCTGGTCTTAAGGTGCCAGTTCTTTCTATCGTAATCGGAGAAGGCGGAAGCGGAGGCGCACTGGCCTTTGCAGTGGCAGATGAAGTATGGATGATGGAACATGCAGTTTATTCGGTACTTTCTCCGGAAGGTTTTGCGTCTATTTTGTGGAAGGATGGAAAGCGTGCCAAAGAAGCGGCACAGGTGATGAAACTGACATCGTATGATTTGAAAAATCTGGGTATCATTGAACATATCATAGGAGAAAAAAAGCCATTGACCCGAGAAAATATTCCGGATACAGCCAAAAAACTGGAAAGCTATATCATGAAGTTTATCCACAGATATGGACAGATGAACATCGACGAGTTAGTGGAGAACCGCTATCAGAGATTTCGGCAGTTTTAG
- a CDS encoding MarR family winged helix-turn-helix transcriptional regulator, with the protein MRFNGGICRLVRRVCAVDNREIINDVLVHLLNEIWQLEEKAIITDEYKDITNNDMHIIEAVGLDGANMSAIAGKLKITVGSLTTSMNSLVKKGYAERERSERDRRIVYIHLTTKGRRAYHHHQEFHEKMTDAVLERLDEEEMAVLAKALNDLYAFFRQLANDKES; encoded by the coding sequence ATGCGATTTAATGGCGGAATTTGTCGTCTGGTGAGGAGAGTGTGTGCTGTGGATAACCGGGAGATTATTAATGATGTATTGGTTCATCTGCTTAATGAGATCTGGCAACTGGAAGAGAAGGCCATTATAACGGATGAATATAAGGACATTACGAATAATGATATGCATATTATTGAGGCAGTAGGTCTTGATGGTGCTAACATGTCGGCTATTGCAGGGAAATTAAAAATTACTGTAGGTTCACTCACAACCTCCATGAACAGCCTGGTTAAAAAGGGTTATGCTGAGAGGGAGAGAAGTGAGAGAGACCGCAGAATTGTATATATCCATCTGACCACAAAGGGAAGAAGAGCATATCACCATCACCAGGAATTTCACGAAAAGATGACAGATGCTGTCCTCGAGAGACTGGATGAGGAAGAGATGGCTGTTTTAGCCAAGGCATTGAATGATTTGTATGCATTTTTCCGCCAGCTTGCAAACGATAAAGAATCTTGA
- a CDS encoding shikimate kinase, producing MIKNIVLIGMPGVGKSTVGVILAKELGYNFVDSDLIIQTNEKRLLSEIIEQEGIDGFLKIENQVNASLCVQKAVIATGGSVVYGYEAMEHLKKIGNIIYLKLSYQELEKRLDNLEGRGVVVKSGQTLRNIYDERTPIYEKYANHIIDEENLDIEKTLQKIVEVIGN from the coding sequence ATGATAAAAAATATTGTGCTTATAGGAATGCCAGGTGTCGGAAAGAGTACAGTCGGTGTGATTCTGGCGAAAGAGCTGGGATATAACTTTGTAGATTCGGATTTGATAATACAGACGAATGAAAAAAGACTGTTAAGTGAGATAATTGAACAGGAAGGCATTGATGGTTTTCTTAAGATAGAGAACCAGGTCAATGCCTCGCTTTGTGTACAGAAGGCTGTAATTGCAACGGGAGGCAGCGTAGTTTACGGATATGAAGCCATGGAACACCTGAAGAAGATTGGAAATATCATATATCTCAAGCTCTCTTATCAGGAACTTGAGAAAAGACTTGACAATTTGGAAGGAAGAGGAGTCGTTGTGAAATCCGGTCAGACATTGAGAAATATCTACGATGAGAGAACACCTATTTACGAAAAATACGCAAATCACATAATTGACGAGGAAAATCTTGATATTGAAAAGACTTTGCAGAAAATAGTGGAAGTTATTGGAAACTAA
- a CDS encoding UDP-N-acetylglucosamine 1-carboxyvinyltransferase, protein MEQYIIKGGNPLVGEVEIGGAKNAALAILTAAVMTDEPVLIENVPDVSDTNVLLEAISVIGATVDRIDRHTVRINGSTIGSVSVDYEFIKKIRASYYLLGALLGKYKRAEVPLPGGCNIGSRPIDQHLKGFRALGAKVDILHGAILAQADELKGNHIFLDMVSVGATINIMMAAALAKGNTIIENAAREPHVVDAANFLNSMGANIKGAGTDVIRIRGVEELHGTRYSIVPDMIEAGTYMFAAAATKGDVLIKNVIPKHLEAMTAKLEEIGCDVEEFDDAVRVSATKRLGRTHVKTLPYPGFPTDMQPQISVTLALAEGTSIVTESIFENRFKYADELGRMGGCIKVEGNTAIIDGVEGFTGAQVSAPDLRAGAALAIAGLAAEGYTIVDDIIYIQRGYEDFDGKLRGLGAEIEKVKNETEIQKYKLRVV, encoded by the coding sequence ATGGAACAGTATATAATCAAGGGGGGGAATCCTCTCGTTGGCGAGGTGGAAATTGGGGGAGCCAAGAATGCAGCGCTTGCAATACTTACAGCGGCGGTTATGACGGATGAACCGGTTCTGATAGAGAATGTACCGGACGTCAGTGATACGAACGTGCTTCTTGAGGCGATTTCTGTTATCGGAGCAACAGTGGACAGGATTGACCGTCATACGGTCAGAATCAATGGATCAACCATTGGATCAGTAAGTGTAGACTATGAGTTTATTAAGAAAATTCGTGCATCTTATTATCTTTTGGGTGCGCTTCTTGGAAAATATAAACGGGCGGAAGTTCCGCTTCCAGGTGGATGTAATATTGGAAGCAGACCAATTGATCAGCACTTAAAGGGATTTCGCGCACTTGGGGCAAAAGTCGATATCCTGCATGGTGCAATTCTTGCCCAGGCAGATGAACTCAAGGGAAATCATATATTTTTAGATATGGTTTCTGTCGGTGCAACGATTAATATTATGATGGCGGCAGCACTTGCAAAAGGAAATACTATTATTGAGAATGCGGCGAGAGAACCACATGTTGTGGATGCTGCCAATTTTCTGAACAGTATGGGAGCCAATATCAAAGGTGCAGGAACCGATGTGATCCGTATTCGCGGCGTGGAAGAACTCCATGGGACAAGATATTCCATTGTCCCGGATATGATTGAGGCAGGAACCTATATGTTCGCGGCAGCTGCGACAAAAGGGGATGTGCTTATCAAAAATGTAATTCCAAAGCATCTTGAGGCTATGACTGCAAAACTGGAAGAGATTGGCTGTGATGTGGAAGAGTTTGATGATGCAGTGCGTGTCAGTGCCACAAAGAGACTGGGAAGAACCCATGTAAAGACACTGCCCTATCCGGGATTTCCGACCGATATGCAGCCACAGATATCGGTTACACTAGCTTTGGCTGAGGGAACCAGTATTGTGACAGAGAGTATATTTGAAAATCGATTCAAATATGCAGACGAGCTGGGAAGAATGGGAGGATGTATCAAAGTAGAAGGTAATACCGCTATCATAGATGGAGTAGAGGGATTTACAGGAGCTCAGGTGAGTGCACCGGATCTCCGTGCAGGTGCAGCACTTGCCATTGCTGGTCTTGCTGCCGAAGGATATACGATTGTGGATGATATCATATATATCCAGAGAGGCTATGAAGATTTTGACGGCAAGCTTCGAGGCCTCGGAGCTGAGATTGAAAAAGTAAAGAATGAAACAGAAATACAGAAATATAAATTAAGAGTTGTTTAA
- the metK gene encoding methionine adenosyltransferase, giving the protein MEKRLFTSESVTEGHPDKMCDQISDAILDALLEQDPMSRVACETATTTGMVLVMGEITTNAYVDIQKIARDTVREIGYTRGKYGFDAETCAVITAIDEQSTDIAMGVDKALETREDGMSDEEIDAIGAGDQGMMFGYASNETDEYMPYPIALAHKLARQLTKVRKDGTLKYLRPDGKTQVTVEYDEDGKPFRLDAVVLSTQHDPEVTQKQIHEDIKKYVFDAILPADMVDENTKFFINPTGRFVIGGPHGDSGLTGRKIIVDTYGGYARHGGGAFSGKDCTKVDRSASYAARYVAKNLVAAGLADKCEIQLSYAIGVAHPTSIQADTFGTGKLSDQKLTEIVRDHFDLRPAGIIKMLDLRRPIYKQTAAYGHFGRNDLDLPWEKLDKVDELKKYL; this is encoded by the coding sequence ATGGAAAAAAGATTATTTACTTCTGAGTCCGTGACAGAAGGACATCCGGATAAAATGTGTGATCAGATATCCGATGCGATTCTGGATGCGTTACTTGAACAGGATCCGATGAGTCGTGTAGCCTGTGAGACAGCTACGACAACCGGCATGGTGCTGGTTATGGGCGAGATTACTACGAATGCCTATGTGGACATTCAAAAAATTGCAAGAGACACCGTACGTGAGATTGGTTATACACGAGGAAAATACGGATTTGACGCAGAAACCTGCGCTGTGATCACTGCAATTGATGAACAATCTACAGATATTGCCATGGGAGTTGACAAGGCCTTAGAGACAAGGGAAGATGGTATGAGCGATGAAGAGATTGATGCCATCGGGGCAGGCGATCAGGGAATGATGTTTGGCTACGCATCCAACGAGACGGATGAATATATGCCATATCCGATTGCACTGGCTCACAAATTGGCCAGACAGCTGACCAAAGTCCGTAAAGACGGGACTCTTAAGTATTTAAGACCGGATGGAAAGACTCAGGTTACGGTTGAGTATGATGAGGACGGGAAACCGTTTCGTCTGGATGCGGTTGTTCTTTCCACCCAGCATGATCCGGAAGTGACACAGAAACAGATTCATGAGGATATTAAGAAATATGTGTTTGATGCTATTCTGCCGGCTGATATGGTAGATGAGAACACGAAGTTTTTTATTAATCCTACAGGAAGATTTGTAATCGGAGGGCCTCACGGAGACAGTGGACTGACCGGACGGAAGATTATCGTGGATACATACGGTGGATATGCTCGTCATGGCGGCGGAGCATTCTCGGGAAAGGACTGTACGAAGGTTGACCGTTCTGCTTCTTATGCGGCTCGTTATGTTGCCAAGAACCTGGTGGCAGCCGGACTTGCAGATAAGTGTGAGATCCAGTTGTCCTATGCAATTGGGGTTGCTCATCCTACATCCATTCAGGCAGATACTTTTGGAACCGGTAAACTTTCCGATCAGAAACTCACCGAGATTGTACGTGATCACTTTGACTTAAGACCGGCGGGAATCATAAAGATGCTCGATTTGCGTCGTCCGATCTACAAGCAGACCGCCGCATACGGACATTTTGGAAGGAATGATTTGGATCTTCCATGGGAAAAATTGGATAAGGTTGATGAACTGAAAAAATATCTGTAA